A stretch of DNA from uncultured Methanobrevibacter sp.:
CGAGGCGTTTTAAAACGAATCTATCGCAGAGATCTCATTTGGAATGACAATCGCAAAAAGGATTTTGAAAATCAACAAAGTTTTTGAAAGAGTCTCAAATGGATTTTGCTTAACTTTTAAATATGAGTTAATTTAAAATTATAATAATTAAAAAATGAAGTGATAAAATGGATGACAAAGAAATCAACGTTAATTCTCCTGATGAGATAATTATTGTGGTGCCTGAAGAAGCAGTTCAGGATGGTGAATTGGAAATCGATTTGGATGAATTAGGAATTGACATTGAAGAATTAGGAGAAGATGTCGACATTGTAATCCAGGTTGAAGGCGCTGAAGATAGTGATGATGATTTTGATGATGAAGTTTATTTAGATGAACCGAATGAATGGAGCTTTGATGAAGATCCATATAATGTGGTCTACTACGAGTTTCCGGATGACGATGAGGAATAATTAAATGTCAAAAGAAATACCTTATTATACTCTTGATGAAGAAGGAAATTCACATTCAATGACTTCTGGTGAAGCATACATTGATGATGAGGATTTAAAGGATTTACTCATAGATTTATTGGGTGATGATGTTTCTCAAGAGGAAATTCAAAAGATCCTTGATGCAGCATCTGATAAGGATTTGACTGAAGAAGAGTTTGACAAGCTGCTCGATGAATTTATTTTAAAAAATAAAAATTAAATTTCTTTATTTTTAGCCAAAAAATATAACATTTATATATAATGATAAAGTAATATTTAATTATCATTATTCTTTAAGGCTCTTTTTTGCTCTCAAAAATTAGACTGTCAATTATCTTGCCGATGGTCTGATTGAAAAGAGGCTTAAGAACTGCGATTATTATTTATATATTATATTTATTTAGGTGAAATAATGGCAATTTCTCAAGGAAAATCAACTAGAAGTCCATCAGGTGCAAGAAATGTTGCAAACCGTGGAAAAAGGAAATCAGAATTAGGAAGAGATCCTGCTGAAACTAGATTAGACGAAAAAAAATTAAGAAAAATCAGAACCCGTGGCGGAAACGAAAAACTCAGATTAGCTACCGGTAATAAAATCAACGTAACTGATTCAAACGGTAAAACCAAAGTTGTAGATATTCTTGGTGTAATAGAAAACTCTGCAAACCCTAACTACGTTAGGAGGAACATCATTACCAAAGGGGCTATTGTAGAAACTCCTGAAGGTAATGCAAAAGTTACATCCAGACCTGGTCAGGATGGAGTAATTAACGGAATTTTAATTTAAGGATATTTATCTTTAAATTCTCTTTTTTTATATTTTTTTCATAATTTTAATATACTTGTTTTTATAAACATTATTTCGTAATAATATTTTTTTAGGAGATAAAATGTCAGATGATAAAATTAGTATGAATCATGGTGCTGGCGGAGAAGTAATGGCAAATTTAATTTCCAGCACAATTTTAGATAATATCACTAAAAAAAGTGTTAATGGTGGTATTAGCTTAGATGACCTAGATGATGGTGCATCTATTCCAATGGGCGATTATGAAATTGTTATGACCACTGATGGTCACACTATCGATCCGTTGTTTTTCCCTGGTGGGGACATCGGTAGGATTTCAGCCGCAGGAACAATAAACGACGTTTCTGTTATGGGCGCTCAACCGTTGGCTTTATCAAATGCAATAATCATGCAGGAAGGTTTTCCAATTGAAGATTTGGACAGAATCATAAAGTCATTGAATGAAACCTGCGCTGAAGTTGATGTGGCCGTAATTACTGGAGACACAAAGGTAATGCCTCAGGACAAGCTTGACGGCATTGTCATGGTGACTACCGGTATTGGAATAGCCAAGAAAGGTGAAGTGGTTCGTGATTCCGGCCTTGAAGTCGGAGATAAAATCATTGTCACCGGCAGTTTGGGCGATCATGGAATGAGCCTGATGTCATTTAGGGAAGGATTCGGTTTTGATACTGATTTGAAATCAGATGTTGCCCCAATGTGGAATATTATTAAAAAAGCTTTAGAAATTGGTGGAGTTACTGCAATGAAAGACCCTACCCGTGGAGGATTTGCCAATGCAATCAATGAAATGGCTTCAAAAGCAGGTGTTGGTGTTGTATTGGAACAGGAAGCAATTCCTATCAGGGAAGAAGTTCATGCAGTATCTGAAATGCTCGGTATTGATCCATTTGAAGTAGCCAATGAGGGTAAGGTTGTAATGGGAGTTAAGCCGGATAAGGCCGAAGCAATCCTTGAAGCAATCAAAGGCGAAAAATATGGTGAAAACGCTGCAATTATTGGTGAAGTCGTTGAGGGTGATTATGTCGTTGTCAACACTCCAATCGGTGGTGAAAGGATTCTTGAAGCACCAATTGCCGATCCAGTTCCTAGAGTATGCTGAGGTGATTAGATGACTATATTTTCAAAAAGAATTGTAGCTTACATCCTTGATTTTATTATTCTTTCAGCTTTTATGTGGATTGTATCCTACTTCATATACGGATTAGTTGGTGCTAAAAACGTATACGGTGTTTATCAGTTCTTCCCATATTTCGTACCGGTTTTAATTTTCGTTTACTTCGTGGTAACTGAAAAATTGGCTGCTGCCAGTATGGGTAAGGCAATTATGGGTATTGAAGTCAAATCAAAAAATGGTGCCAATATTTCCTGGTTACAGGCTATTGTACGTAACTTAACCAAAATATATTGGGTCCCAATTATATTTGATTGGCTTATTGGTAAATTCCTACGTACTGATAGATTATTCAACAATATAACAAAGACTACTGTTGT
This window harbors:
- a CDS encoding 30S ribosomal protein S8e, translated to MAISQGKSTRSPSGARNVANRGKRKSELGRDPAETRLDEKKLRKIRTRGGNEKLRLATGNKINVTDSNGKTKVVDILGVIENSANPNYVRRNIITKGAIVETPEGNAKVTSRPGQDGVINGILI
- the hypE gene encoding hydrogenase expression/formation protein HypE is translated as MSDDKISMNHGAGGEVMANLISSTILDNITKKSVNGGISLDDLDDGASIPMGDYEIVMTTDGHTIDPLFFPGGDIGRISAAGTINDVSVMGAQPLALSNAIIMQEGFPIEDLDRIIKSLNETCAEVDVAVITGDTKVMPQDKLDGIVMVTTGIGIAKKGEVVRDSGLEVGDKIIVTGSLGDHGMSLMSFREGFGFDTDLKSDVAPMWNIIKKALEIGGVTAMKDPTRGGFANAINEMASKAGVGVVLEQEAIPIREEVHAVSEMLGIDPFEVANEGKVVMGVKPDKAEAILEAIKGEKYGENAAIIGEVVEGDYVVVNTPIGGERILEAPIADPVPRVC
- a CDS encoding RDD family protein, with protein sequence MTIFSKRIVAYILDFIILSAFMWIVSYFIYGLVGAKNVYGVYQFFPYFVPVLIFVYFVVTEKLAAASMGKAIMGIEVKSKNGANISWLQAIVRNLTKIYWVPIIFDWLIGKFLRTDRLFNNITKTTVVKKHF